In the genome of Henningerozyma blattae CBS 6284 chromosome 5, complete genome, one region contains:
- the SCD5 gene encoding Scd5p (similar to Saccharomyces cerevisiae SCD5 (YOR329C); ancestral locus Anc_7.66): MSNSWYNNPELGQQQQVQQSHPQMMYSQPQGGLNYQQQQQQQESNQQMRGTNYGMTTANDSGMNNVAIDTPADDYKESQEDLSVPLSLSSTQLTPEEQRTYLRWYNNITKHTHSKLITLTDIFNFMVNFRLPQALQNRLTIIFRSCKNALNIGQFFAVERLIAKAILDSSLPIRKMILEQSGVPKPKSILSQRRAQDKYEEVEVDAGGQENTPGNPVDIDSFTSLLLTGKTSKKRVRRIIANEELRNKKVHFSEKLSFADDVTTYDDDDTSMSMHGQDSTGQLDLSLPMDQLLNLMARRKENGDAVGLVSSLPNEQQETAEEREVLEGMKDSLSHFKQIQTVDSIGQMNPNMYMNGVPDQFMPGSMQMPLQPLKPTATGSGNHLFKQEMARAQQGNPNGPLQPLKPTATGSANYLVKQQFDPTFQSSTGPAPMQNNNMISPNQTVSPENQNATLQPLKPTATGSANYLMKSHYTQPMNVPQTTGTMQMQPQQPQQPPQQPPQQQHLMASNTLQQMSTGTIYQQQIPNNNSLQPMQMNGMQTQPQSQQMTQTTSPPNLQQRTVSPMGTNVSGMMSPNPTATIISPNTTAPNQMSFHSPQGTGQYVSPYGVSNTTNQMQGYISPQHSAPAGPGHLMHHHSALHAHQLQGNVLQGHQLQGSTTSHSGYQMNNLQPIQQQQQLQMHNSQQQQMSQPMHQQQPQSQQTTSPFGLQGSSQMANNFFQSLLSQNQSPSPSNSQHNVPQLRRTGSLVVPQHTQPSMLSGHYHHQQTQPQQMQQQQQLPHPQQYQQQQPQYQQSQPLQYQQQYQPQQQYQQPQPQYQPQQQLQSSQYQMGQQQLQPQYQQQQQPQIRGAFDMHSLQQQVDSIQQNYQRQ, from the coding sequence ATGTCCAATAGTTGGTATAATAACCCAGAACTGGGCCAACAACAACAAGTTCAACAATCGCATCCTCAGATGATGTATTCACAACCTCAAGGTGGGCTGAAttatcaacaacaacaacaacagcaagAATCAAATCAACAAATGAGGGGTACCAATTATGGTATGACTACAGCTAACGATAGTGGCATGAATAATGTAGCTATTGATACACCTGCAGATGATTATAAGGAATCTCAAGAAGATCTCTCTGTGCCATTATCCTTATCCAGTACCCAATTAACACCAGAGGAACAACGGACGTATTTGAGATGGTACAATAACATTACAAAGCATACACATTCTAAGTTGATAACATTAActgatatatttaattttatggTCAATTTCAGATTGCCACAAGCTTTGCAAAATAGATTAActattatatttagaaGTTGTAAAAATGCTCTGAACATTGGTCAATTCTTTGCAGTAGAGAGATTAATAGCAAAGGCTATACTAGATAGTTCACTGccaattagaaaaatgattttaGAACAATCGGGTGTTCCGAAACCAAAGTCCATTCTATCACAGCGCCGTGCTCAAGATAAATATGAAGAAGTTGAAGTTGATGCTGGCGGACAAGAAAATACACCAGGAAACCCTGTAGACATAGATTCTTTTACATCATTACTTTTGACGGGGAaaacttcaaaaaaaagagttaGGAGAATTATTGccaatgaagaattaagaaataaaaaggtTCATTTTTCAGAAAAATTATCCTTTGCTGATGATGTTACGActtatgatgatgatgacaCTTCAATGTCGATGCATGGCCAAGATTCAACTGGTCAGTTAGATTTAAGTTTACCCATGGATCAattgttaaatttaatggcaaggagaaaagaaaatgggGATGCTGTTGGTTTAGTATCAAGCTTACCTAACGAACAACAGGAAACTGCAGAAGAAAGAGAAGTTTTGGAAGGAATGAAAGACTCCTTATCGCATTTTAAGCAAATTCAAACAGTAGATTCAATTGGACAAATGAATCCAAACATGTATATGAACGGTGTGCCTGATCAATTTATGCCGGGCTCCATGCAAATGCCATTACAACCACTGAAACCAACCGCAACTGGGTCTGGGAACCATTTGTTCAAACAAGAAATGGCAAGGGCTCAACAAGGAAATCCAAATGGACCATTACAACCTTTAAAACCAACGGCTACAGGCTCTGCAAACTATTTAGTTAAACAGCAGTTTGATCCAACATTTCAATCATCTACTGGCCCTGCTCCTATGCAAAACAACAATATGATATCCCCAAATCAAACTGTTTCTCCAGAGAATCAAAACGCTACTTTACAACCATTAAAGCCCACCGCAACTGGATCTgcaaattatttgatgaaatCCCATTACACTCAGCCAATGAATGTTCCACAAACAACTGGAACTATGCAAATGCAACCCCAACAACCACAACAACCTCCACAACAACCTccacaacaacaacacCTTATGGCTAGTAATACATTGCAACAAATGTCAACTGGAACTATCTACCAACAGCaaattccaaataataattctttacaaCCAATGCAAATGAATGGTATGCAGACTCAACCACAATCACAACAAATGACCCAAACTACTTCCCCACCAAATCTTCAACAAAGAACGGTGTCTCCTATGGGTACTAACGTTTCTGGCATGATGTCACCAAACCCCACTGCTACCATAATCTCTCCAAATACTACGGCCCCAAACCAAATGTCTTTTCATTCACCTCAAGGAACTGGTCAATATGTAAGTCCTTACGGTGTATCAAATACAACCAACCAAATGCAAGGATATATTTCACCACAGCATAGTGCTCCAGCAGGCCCAGGCCATCTGATGCATCATCATAGTGCACTACATGCTCACCAATTACAAGGAAATGTTTTACAAGGACATCAGTTACAAGGTTCTACTACTTCGCATTCAGGTTAtcaaatgaataatttgCAACCTAtacaacaacagcaacaattGCAAATGCACAATTCTCAACAGCAGCAAATGTCCCAACCAATGCATCAGCAGCAACCTCAGAGTCAACAAACTACCTCACCATTTGGCCTACAAGGCTCTAGTCAAATGGCAAATAACTTCTTCCAATCTTTGCTTTCTCAAAACCAATCACCTTCACCAAGTAATAGCCAACATAATGTCCCTCAACTACGTAGAACTGGATCACTCGTAGTCCCACAACATACCCAACCATCAATGCTGTCTGGCCACTATCATCACCAACAAACTCAACCACAACAAAtgcaacaacagcaacaactACCTCACCCCCAACAATatcaacagcaacagcCCCAATACCAACAATCACAGCCACTACAGTACCAACAGCAATATCAGCCTCAGCAACAATATCAACAACCACAGCCCCAATACCAGCCTCAACAACAACTGCAATCATCTCAGTATCAAATGGGCCAACAACAACTTCAACCTCAATAccaacagcaacaacaaccaCAAATCCGTGGAGCATTTGACATGCATAGTCTTCAACAACAAGTAGACTCCATTCAACAGAATTATCAAAGACAATAG
- the MIP1 gene encoding DNA-directed DNA polymerase gamma MIP1 (similar to Saccharomyces cerevisiae MIP1 (YOR330C); ancestral locus Anc_7.64) — translation MSHKLLSSPLRNALISKSSIKYTHKLRSFYSIKQSSQESQVPCQSDVVKEELPTVNPVGIQYLSRYLHKQLFKQQIKSTSKDQKRIKLAKRGLNHHKLLGKKTSIRTPIQLNLPELQGNSLDEHFQRIGNYLGQSYKDKCIHKFTTLPQKPRNWLRQKGWVRYVPGKEPIPVDVPLEDTIVFDVETLYKISHYPTLAVAVSSKAWYLWCSPYISEDGCEDFKHLISLGDPTKERIIIGHNVSYDRARVSEEYNLVDSKSFYMDTLSLHIATTGLCSRQRSKFMQTKRELANANNEENANSSELDGIDMSSEDAQNFMYSDDPWLQLSSMNSLKDVAWLHCRIKMNKDARDYFAALDKQVVIDNFQMLVNYCMTDVEVTSKVFDKVFPTFLKQCPHPISFAALRYLSKCILPTNNTGWNDYINRSEDLYQTSKNKTEDKLIQIVEDLVQKDPADIENDPWLSQLDWETKPIRMTKKGVPVKNQKLPGYPEWYKNLFPRKDSLNPQITLRTRIIPLLFKLSWEDFPVIWSDGNGWCFRVPKLEEEKFMEKNYRHASLTDEEELIDDGETVLFKIPHPNGPELNCTTLMSKPFLHYFDKGILKSRSDMAKDALTINASGSYWMSARERIMSQFVVPLQDEKEDVGLIVPKLITMGTVTRRAVENTWLTASNAKNNRIGSELKAMISAPTGYSFVGADVDSEELWIASLVGDSVFKLHGGTAIGWMCLEGTKNEGTDLHTKTAEILGCTRNEAKVFNYGRIYGAGVRFASQLLKNFNPNLSPGDCSAIAKKLYESTKGKIKRNNKFKFPKFWYGGSESILFNQLEQIAEQPYPRTPVLGCGITKSLQKGNLNANNSYLPSRINWCIQSSGVDYLHLLVCSMDYLIQRYQLKARLCITIHDEIRYLVKEEDKYKVAMALQISNLWTRSIFCEQMGIYDLPQNCAFFTAIDIDHILRKEVDMDCVTPSNQDPLLPFGESLDIYKLLEKIGKEGLGKEMKKIDTNKYPFKPREHVLEEYNKAFSTNFLEYFLEMQLKTKESHIKDAQTELEQRETEAIWENDKSDEDQFGYKDYLAKLKQDLVARKELTRETLYTKRENRDTFDALADKQENMINELMIDTIDIEIKSENNSKSSSQMKDSTITDHTFLRHINPSNTTRDRPLTSSS, via the coding sequence ATGTCACACAAACTACTATCATCACCACTGCGAAATGCATtgatttcaaaatcttcaattaaatatactCACAAATTGCGTTCCttttattctattaaaCAGAGCTCACAAGAATCACAAGTACCATGCCAATCTGATGTTGTAAAGGAAGAACTTCCAACTGTAAATCCTGTTGgaattcaatatttgagCCGTTATTTACAcaaacaattatttaagCAGCAAATTAAATCAACTTCAAAAGACCAGAAAAGAATTAAGCTGGCAAAAAGAGGCCTAAACCATCACAAATTGTTAGGTAAAAAGACATCTATTAGAACtccaattcaattaaatttgccAGAATTACAAGGTAATTCATTGGATGAACATTTTCAGAGAATAGGTAATTATTTAGGCCAATCATACAAAGATAAATGCATTCATAAGTTCACAACCTTACCTCAGAAGCCTCGTAACTGGTTAAGACAAAAGGGTTGGGTAAGATATGTTCCAGGCAAAGAACCTATTCCAGTTGACGTTCCATTAGAAGATACAATAGTATTTGATGTTGAAactttatataaaatttctcATTATCCAACTCTTGCGGTAGCGGTATCTTCTAAGGCTTGGTACTTATGGTGCTCACCTTATATATCTGAAGATGGCTGTGAGGATTTTAAACATCTGATCTCACTTGGTGATCCAACTAAAGaaagaataattattgGCCACAACGTGTCCTACGATAGAGCAAGAGTGTCTgaagaatataatttagTTGACTCAAAATCATTTTATATGGATACTTTATCCCTTCATATTGCTACTACAGGTTTATGCTCTAGACAAAGGTCTAAATTCATGCAAACTAAGAGGGAACTAGCTAATGccaataatgaagaaaatgcCAATTCATCAGAACTTGATGGCATTGATATGAGTTCCGAAGACGCTCAGAATTTCATGTATTCTGATGATCCATGGCTACAACTATCATCTATGAATTCTTTGAAAGATGTGGCTTGGCTTCATTGCAGAATTAAAATGAACAAAGATGCTCGTGATTATTTTGCAGCATTGGATAAGCAAGTagtaattgataatttccAAATGCTAGTTAATTACTGTATGACTGATGTTGAAGTTACGTCAAAGGTATTTGATAAAGTATTTCcaacatttttaaaacaatgCCCACACCCTATATCATTTGCTGCTTTAAgatatttatcaaaatgtATTCTACCAACAAACAATACTGGCTGGAATGATTATATTAATCGTTCCGAAGATTTATATCAAACATCCAAAAACAAGACTGAGGATAAATTAATCCAAATCGTAGAAGATTTAGTGCAAAAGGATCCCGcagatattgaaaatgatccCTGGCTAAGCCAGTTAGACTGGGAGACTAAACCAATTAGAATGACTAAAAAAGGTGTTCCAGTAAAAAATCAGAAATTACCTGGATATCCTGAATGGTATAAGAACTTATTCCCTCGTAAGGATAGCTTAAATCCTCAGATTACTTTAAGAACAAGAATTAtcccattattatttaaattatcttgGGAAGATTTTCCAGTAATTTGGAGTGATGGAAATGGTTGGTGTTTTAGAGTCCCAAAATTAGaggaagaaaaatttatggAAAAAAACTATAGACATGCCTCATTAACTGACGAGGAAGAATTGATAGATGATGGTGAAAcagtattatttaaaattccTCATCCAAATGGTCCTGAGCTAAACTGTACTACTTTGATGAGTAAAccatttcttcattattttgataaaggaattttaaaatctcGTAGTGACATGGCTAAGGATGCTCTGACTATAAACGCATCTGGTTCTTATTGGATGTCTGCAAGAGAAAGAATTATGTCGCAATTTGTAGTACCTTTACAGGATGAGAAAGAAGACGTTGGGTTAATAGTACCAAAGTTAATAACAATGGGGACTGTAACAAGACGTGCTGTGGAAAACACATGGTTAACTGCTTCTAATGCCAAGAATAATCGTATTGGTAGTGAGTTAAAAGCGATGATTAGTGCACCTACTGGATATAGTTTTGTTGGTGCAGATGTTGATAGTGAAGAATTATGGATTGCATCTCTAGTAGGAGATTCGGTATTCAAATTGCATGGTGGCACTGCCATCGGCTGGATGTGTTTAGAAGGTACCAAAAATGAAGGTACAGATTTACATACCAAGACTGCCGAAATTTTGGGATGTACACGTAATGAAGCCAAAGTATTCAATTATGGTCGTATTTATGGTGCAGGTGTTCGATTTGCTagtcaattattaaaaaattttaatccAAATCTAAGTCCTGGGGATTGTTCTGCCATTGCCAAAAAATTATACGAAAGTACAAAGggtaaaattaaaagaaataacaAGTTTAAGTTCCCAAAATTTTGGTATGGTGGTAGCGaaagtattttatttaatcaGTTAGAACAGATTGCTGAACAACCATATCCTCGCACTCCAGTACTTGGGTGTGGTATTACCAAGAGTCTACAAAAAGGTAATTTAAATGCCaataattcatatttaCCATCAAGGATTAATTGGTGTATTCAATCTAGTGGTGTTGATTATTTACATCTATTAGTATGCTCTAtggattatttaattcaaagaTACCAATTAAAAGCTAGATTATGTATTACCATTCATGATGAAATTAGATATCTTGTTAAGGAAgaagataaatataaagttGCCATGGCATTGCAAATCAGTAATCTTTGGACTCGTAGCATATTTTGTGAACAAATGGGCATTTATGATTTGCCTCAAAATTGCGCATTCTTTACTGCAATTGACATTGATCATATATTGAGAAAGGAGGTTGATATGGACTGTGTAACACCATCAAATCAAGACCCATTATTACCATTCGGTGAGAGCttagatatttataaattattagagaAAATTGGCAAGGAGGGACTAGGtaaagaaatgaaaaaaatagatacAAACAAATACCCATTTAAACCACGTGAACATGTACTGGAGGAGTATAATAAAGCATTTAGTACAAattttttggaatattttcttgaaatGCAACTGAAAACAAAGGAATCTCACATAAAAGATGCACAAACAGAATTAGAACAAAGAGAAACAGAAGCAATCTGGGAGAATGATAAATCAGATGAAGATCAGTTCGGGTACAAGGATTACTTGGCCAAATTGAAACAAGACTTGGTCGCCAGGAAAGAGCTTACGAGAGAGACACTATATACAAAACGGGAAAATAGGGATACATTTGATGCCCTTGCTGATAAACAGGAAAACATGATAAATGAACTCATGATTGATACCATAGATatagaaattaaatctgaaaataattccaaGAGTTCCAGTCAGATGAAAGACTCTACTATAACTGATCATACATTTCTGAGACATATAAATCCCAGTAATACTACTAGGGACCGTCCACTGACTTCCTCTTCTTAG
- the CKA1 gene encoding casein kinase 2 catalytic subunit CKA1 (similar to Saccharomyces cerevisiae CKA1 (YIL035C); ancestral locus Anc_7.209), whose amino-acid sequence MKSRVWSESRVYGDANKQRDKAYWDYENSIIDWSSNNQDFEIENKVGRGKYSEVFRGVRLSDRSSIIIKMLKPVKKKKIKREIKILLNLSKERDPPTLREFNKEEYYTNKKEVVNAFKREYLYDKPHDGHSKIIQLFEVVKDPISRTPALVFEHVNNVDFRILYPKFNHVDIKYYMFELLKALDYCHSMGIMHRDVKPHNVMIDYKQKKLRLIDWGLAEFYHLNMEYNVRVASRFFKGPELLVDYRMYDYSLDLWSFGTMLASMIFQKEPFFHGSSNTDQLVKIVRVLGSEDFERYLNKYQIVLPKEFHDMDQYIRRPWHRFINDSNKHLSNDVDVIDIIDNLLRYDHQERLTAREAMGHAYFEEIRNNEYTLQEIEL is encoded by the coding sequence ATGAAATCAAGAGTATGGTCAGAATCTCGTGTATATGGGGATGCGAATAAACAACGGGACAAGGCGTATTGGGATTATGAGAACAGTATTATAGATTGGTCCAGTAATAACCAAGATTTTGAGATTGAGAATAAAGTAGGAAGGGGGAAATATTCAGAAGTGTTTAGAGGGGTGCGACTTTCCGACCGGAGTAGTATAATCATCAAGATGTTGAAACCtgtgaagaagaagaagatcaAGAGAGAGATCAAGATCTTGTTGAATCTTTCGAAAGAACGGGACCCACCTACGCTAAGGGAGTTTAATAAAGAGGAGTATTATACGAATAAGAAGGAAGTTGTGAATGCGTTTAAACGTGAATACCTATATGACAAGCCACATGACGGACATTCGAAGATTATCCAATTATTCGAAGTGGTGAAAGACCCTATATCACGCACGCCTGCGCTTGTTTTTGAACATGTAAATAATGTTGACTTCCGAATCTTGTACCCCAAGTTTAACCACGTTGATATCAAGTATTATATGTTTGAATTGTTAAAAGCGTTGGATTATTGCCATTCGATGGGGATCATGCATCGAGATGTGAAGCCTCATAATGTGATGATTGATTATAAACAGAAGAAATTGAGATTGATTGATTGGGGGTTGGCGGagttttatcatttaaatatggAATACAATGTGAGGGTGGCGTCTCgatttttcaaaggtcCGGAATTGTTGGTTGATTATCGGATGTATGATTATTCGTTGGATCTTTGGTCATTTGGCACGATGCTTGCGTCGATGATATTTCAGAAAGAGCCGTTTTTCCATGGGAGTAGTAATACGGACCAATTGGTCAAGATTGTACGAGTGTTGGGGAGTGAAGATTTCGAGAGGTATTTGAACAAGTACCAGATTGTGTTGCCCAAGGAGTTTCATGATATGGATCAGTATATTAGAAGACCATGGCATCGGTTTATCAACGATTCGAATAAGCATTTGAGTAACGATGTGGATGTGATTGATATCATTGATAATCTGTTGAGGTATGATCATCAAGAGAGGTTGACAGCCAGGGAGGCGATGGGCCATGCTTATTTCGAGGAGATTCGGAATAACGAGTATACGTTGCAGGAGATTGAATTGTAA
- the TBLA0E02470 gene encoding bZIP transcription factor (similar to Saccharomyces cerevisiae ACA1 (YER045C) and CST6 (YIL036W); ancestral locus Anc_7.211) has protein sequence MSDPPSPSPHEWAALPFSELLRSAQRGWQVREQAQAQQQAQVHDHSRPQEHSQFAWQSPEDQAQWQQTYPLRRRISIANGQINELNANTLDVDSLYASQPPPLPLSFPLSPNTFAFTSTPTPISNKIEPKPPPTPSHKAPSKAPHKATLSSTKATDPETKRKILLEKNRIAAVKSRRKKKLIEKNLNNNFNELLRQNKALEAKIKYYDKLINYLIKFLSNHKKENPNPNECNLDNQQVLDLLLEFNTIKASLDDNAISHLQR, from the coding sequence ATGTCCGACCCGCCCTCCCCATCCCCACATGAATGGGCGGCACTACCCTTTTCTGAGCTGCTGCGATCAGCACAAAGAGGGTGGCAGGTGCGAGAGCAAGCTCAAGCTCAACAACAAGCTCAGGTGCACGACCACTCTCGCCCTCAAGAACACTCTCAATTTGCCTGGCAATCCCCAGAAGACCAAGCCCAATGGCAGCAAACATACCCCCTACGTAGACGCATCTCCATTGCTAATGGTCAGATAAACGAGCTTAACGCAAACACGCTGGACGTAGATTCGCTCTATGCGTCTCAACCACCACCGCTGCCCTTATCGTTTCCCTTGTCACCAAACACATTCGCCTTCACATCCACTCCCACACCTATATCCAATAAGATAGAGCCTAAACCGCCTCCTACGCCATCTCACAAGGCACCCTCTAAGGCACCTCACAAGGCAACACTCTCGTCCACAAAGGCAACAGACCCTGAGACAAAACGAAAGATCTTGTTGGAAAAAAACAGAATAGCCGCCGTCAAGTCGCGCCGCAAGAAGAAGTTGATCGAGAAAAacttgaataataatttcaacgAGTTGCTACGGCAGAACAAAGCGCTCGAGGCAAAAATCAAATACTACGATAAACTGATTAACTATTTGATCAAATTCTTGTCCAACCACAAGAAGGAAAACCCAAACCCAAACGAGTGTAATCTCGATAACCAACAGGTGTTGGATCTCTTGTTGGAGTTCAACACCATCAAAGCGTCCCTGGACGATAACGCCATTTCACATTTACAAAGAtga